The genomic segment CCGACAGCGGGGGGTCCCGGTCGCCCCAGGCGGCCGCGAACCCGGCGACGCTCTCGTCGGTCTCCGGACAGTCGACGTGTGCATCGAGGACTGACGGCGACATCGTGATCGCGTCGACCCCGGCCTCGTACAGCGCGGTCGCCTGGGTGGTGTTTCGGATACTCGCCGCCAGTACCTCGGTTTCGAACCCCTGCGCGTCGAAGGCCGACTGGATGCGACGGGTCGTCGCGAGTCCGTCGGCGCCCGAGTCGTCGATCCGGCCGACGTACGGCGCGACGAAGGTCGCGTCGTTCTTCGCGGCCAGCACTGCCTGTTCGACGGTGAACACCACCGTCGTCCCGGCTGGTACTCCGTCCGCACGAAGTCGTCCCAGCGCCTCGAACCCCGAACGTGTGGCCGGGATCTTCGCGACGACGTGGTCCGCCCACTCCTGGTAGCCCCGCGCCTCGCGGACCATCCCGTCGGCGTCCTCGGCGAGCACCTGCGCGAACACCGGTCCGTCGGTGATCCCGGCGGCGGTTTC from the Haloarcula pelagica genome contains:
- a CDS encoding transaldolase family protein codes for the protein MNLYIDTASPEQIRAADRLCGIDGVTTNPSLVAGTDRQYREVVETAAGITDGPVFAQVLAEDADGMVREARGYQEWADHVVAKIPATRSGFEALGRLRADGVPAGTTVVFTVEQAVLAAKNDATFVAPYVGRIDDSGADGLATTRRIQSAFDAQGFETEVLAASIRNTTQATALYEAGVDAITMSPSVLDAHVDCPETDESVAGFAAAWGDRDPPLSE